One part of the Spirochaeta lutea genome encodes these proteins:
- a CDS encoding putative glycoside hydrolase: MKKQTILISGVMGVLLGTLGVVYSTSFISSNGKGDFNAGATRPEVLTPSPEGGTPVPSEKPGESPSATLVSQHQPASSSSGLQDSPPTDPPEVLVYPSRTRLYRSSDSGTTWESLDPLSEINTSTYLTAAAVNPRNSRHIIIGTSFEGFYESTDDGKTWSLLNDRGGLNTFYQGAGFYNEAAAILFHPETPNTLLIREGYSNTWYEYSMDRAAITWMGTSQDLSSRVPAIQGGYLRPLDLPRDASSPRSRRLLPLYPQNWPIPPAANQEAAQTKQLDEDFWRRREQASDKRGIYLNPWQAENNLEEHLDFVEDHGMNSIIVDFKDDQGNLTYDSQLEIIDEVDSQWIRFDVEELIQKAHERGIYVIARVVVFKDKQLYRYKNHSYALWDHTKNAPWGVWRQETPAASEENPEPESKWVQIEYWVDPYADFVHQYNIAIARELQELGVDEIQFDYIRFPSDGLTRNIRSRYYEQRDSQSRPQGYEEQQAAGLVVHPELLARAGWPEPGAASEDDIPHRVEALSSFLRKAREALTIPIGTDVFGFNAWARMGYLGQDIEAISFYVDVISPMAYPSHYARDFLPEQTYFERAETLYDEGTIRARTITGDRALIRPYIQAFLIGGELRYEYPEYTEYLNLQIRGTINGGGSGFSLWNNSGRYYMVDKETYLKAAEQDNGSRSTEQEQNSQQAADSPDSRMGG, translated from the coding sequence GTGAAAAAGCAAACAATCCTTATCTCGGGTGTCATGGGGGTCCTTTTGGGGACCCTCGGAGTTGTATATAGTACTTCCTTCATTTCTTCAAATGGAAAGGGTGATTTTAATGCCGGTGCTACCCGACCGGAGGTGCTCACCCCTTCCCCGGAAGGGGGTACCCCGGTGCCCTCGGAGAAACCCGGAGAGTCCCCATCAGCTACCCTGGTTTCCCAGCATCAACCCGCTTCATCCTCATCTGGTCTACAGGATTCACCCCCAACTGATCCCCCGGAGGTACTCGTGTACCCATCCCGGACGCGGTTATACCGTAGCTCAGACAGCGGAACTACCTGGGAATCCTTGGATCCCCTGAGTGAAATAAACACGAGCACCTATCTCACCGCCGCAGCCGTAAACCCCCGAAATTCCCGGCATATTATCATCGGAACCAGCTTCGAAGGTTTTTACGAAAGCACCGACGATGGTAAAACCTGGAGCCTCCTGAACGACCGGGGGGGATTGAATACCTTCTACCAAGGCGCCGGTTTTTACAATGAAGCAGCCGCAATACTGTTTCACCCCGAAACCCCGAATACCCTGCTTATCCGGGAGGGATACAGCAACACCTGGTATGAATACAGCATGGACAGGGCAGCCATCACCTGGATGGGTACCTCCCAAGACCTCTCCAGTCGGGTTCCGGCCATTCAGGGAGGCTACCTTCGGCCCCTGGACCTTCCTCGGGATGCCTCAAGCCCCCGCAGTCGACGGCTGCTGCCCCTCTATCCCCAGAATTGGCCCATACCTCCTGCAGCCAACCAAGAAGCCGCCCAGACGAAGCAACTAGACGAGGATTTTTGGCGACGCCGGGAGCAAGCATCGGATAAGCGGGGCATCTATCTCAATCCCTGGCAGGCAGAAAACAACCTAGAAGAACACCTGGACTTTGTTGAAGACCATGGCATGAACAGCATCATTGTGGATTTTAAGGACGATCAGGGGAACCTAACCTATGACTCGCAATTGGAAATCATCGACGAGGTGGATTCCCAGTGGATCCGGTTTGATGTTGAGGAACTCATCCAGAAAGCCCATGAACGCGGAATCTATGTTATTGCCCGGGTAGTGGTGTTTAAGGACAAACAGCTCTACCGGTATAAAAACCATTCCTATGCCCTCTGGGACCACACAAAAAACGCACCTTGGGGCGTCTGGCGCCAGGAAACCCCGGCCGCCTCGGAGGAAAATCCCGAACCCGAATCCAAATGGGTTCAGATCGAGTACTGGGTCGATCCCTATGCGGATTTTGTCCACCAGTACAACATCGCCATAGCCCGGGAACTTCAAGAGCTGGGTGTAGATGAAATCCAGTTCGATTACATCCGTTTTCCCTCCGACGGGCTTACCCGGAACATCCGCAGCCGTTACTACGAGCAACGTGATTCCCAATCCCGCCCCCAGGGTTACGAGGAGCAACAGGCAGCTGGCCTGGTGGTCCACCCCGAGCTTCTCGCCCGGGCGGGTTGGCCGGAACCGGGTGCGGCTTCCGAGGATGACATCCCCCACCGGGTTGAAGCCCTGAGCAGCTTTCTCCGGAAAGCCAGAGAAGCCCTTACCATTCCTATTGGAACCGATGTGTTCGGCTTCAATGCCTGGGCACGGATGGGATACCTGGGACAAGACATTGAGGCAATATCTTTTTATGTGGATGTCATTAGCCCCATGGCCTATCCTAGCCACTACGCCCGGGACTTCCTCCCGGAACAGACCTACTTTGAACGTGCTGAAACCCTCTACGATGAGGGCACTATCCGAGCACGTACCATTACAGGAGATCGCGCACTTATCCGTCCGTACATTCAGGCCTTCCTCATCGGCGGGGAGCTTCGATACGAGTATCCTGAATATACCGAGTATCTGAATCTTCAGATTCGTGGTACCATAAATGGCGGCGGATCAGGATTCTCTCTCTGGAACAATTCCGGCCGCTACTACATGGTCGATAAAGAAACGTATCTCAAGGCAGCGGAGCAGGATAATGGCAGCAGATCAACAGAACAAGAGCAAAACAGTCAGCAGGCAGCAGATAGCCCAGACTCAAGAATGGGCGGCTAA
- a CDS encoding 4-alpha-glucanotransferase, translating into MKFSGLNRPLAGVLVPVFSLRSKESAGTGEFLDLVPFGDWCKKSGLEVIQLLPVNDTGDDPSPYSALSAFALHPLYTRVQALPELDSVKNKQEIIKKLANLRVSHDGSSRLAYRDVLYGKLEILHDVFRANEAVITADSELKTWIKRNPWVTEYAVFRALKDREQLRSWVEWSDNIQPTTEDIQKLWKSKKLPTLFYAWIQYRLEQQFLAAAQHLQTLGILLKGDIPILMNEDSVDVWAHRDIFYVDQRAGAPPDGFSPEGQNWGFPIYNWDALQAQDYGWWRRRLLQADKFYQAYRIDHVLGFFRIWTIGTEHSTGALGYFNPAAYIHRADFYRKGFDDARIRWLSEPHIRGEHIRGVFGVRSDEVIKLCFSQVGNEDLYVFTSAITGEKAIQELPIAWQEKDTLLGWFRDRTFIQVNDHEFAPAWTFRDCSRFQELGDGEKAAIEELVAQKGGESEHLWAQTGKRLLGFMRETVEMLTCAEDLGAVPDCVPRTLGELSILGLKIPRWSRRWHEPGQPYVPIWDYPFLSVCAPSVHDTSTLRDWWENEDGSEAFWYSLGCHEGYPRDFNPSIAQKVLKKLMEAGSALCVFQLQDYFALYNPYRVDDPQDERINIPGTVQETNWSYRIPMTIEDLQKEDGFTAAVRDVTSVRAQS; encoded by the coding sequence ATGAAATTTTCAGGATTAAACCGCCCTCTTGCGGGGGTGCTGGTTCCCGTGTTCTCTCTGCGGTCGAAGGAATCAGCCGGGACGGGAGAATTCCTGGATCTAGTACCCTTCGGAGATTGGTGTAAAAAGTCAGGACTTGAGGTAATTCAGCTGCTGCCGGTTAACGATACGGGGGATGATCCTTCGCCCTACAGCGCCCTGAGCGCCTTTGCCTTGCATCCCCTGTATACCCGGGTGCAGGCCCTCCCCGAGCTGGATTCGGTGAAAAATAAGCAGGAAATCATCAAGAAGCTTGCAAACCTGCGGGTAAGCCATGATGGATCCTCCCGGCTAGCCTACCGCGATGTCCTGTACGGCAAGCTTGAGATTCTTCATGATGTGTTCCGTGCCAATGAGGCTGTCATTACAGCGGATAGCGAACTCAAGACGTGGATAAAACGCAATCCCTGGGTGACGGAGTATGCGGTATTCCGAGCCTTGAAGGATCGGGAGCAGCTGCGGAGCTGGGTTGAGTGGTCAGATAATATCCAGCCGACCACTGAAGACATTCAGAAACTGTGGAAGTCGAAGAAATTACCGACCTTGTTCTATGCCTGGATTCAGTACCGCCTGGAGCAGCAGTTTTTGGCTGCAGCGCAGCATCTTCAAACCCTGGGAATTCTGTTGAAGGGTGATATTCCCATTCTGATGAATGAGGACAGTGTGGATGTCTGGGCTCACCGGGATATCTTCTATGTGGACCAGCGAGCTGGTGCCCCTCCCGATGGGTTCAGTCCCGAGGGTCAGAACTGGGGATTCCCCATTTACAACTGGGATGCTTTGCAGGCTCAGGATTACGGGTGGTGGCGCCGTAGACTGCTACAGGCAGATAAGTTCTACCAAGCCTACCGGATCGACCATGTTTTAGGATTTTTTCGGATCTGGACCATCGGCACCGAGCATAGTACCGGAGCCCTGGGATATTTTAATCCGGCCGCGTACATCCACCGGGCAGATTTTTACCGGAAGGGATTCGACGATGCCAGGATACGGTGGTTGAGTGAGCCCCACATCCGCGGTGAGCATATTCGGGGTGTTTTCGGTGTGCGTTCCGATGAGGTAATTAAGCTCTGTTTCAGCCAGGTTGGCAATGAGGATCTCTATGTCTTTACCTCAGCAATAACGGGTGAGAAGGCCATCCAGGAGTTACCCATTGCATGGCAGGAAAAGGATACCCTGTTGGGCTGGTTCAGAGATCGAACCTTCATTCAGGTTAATGACCATGAGTTTGCTCCAGCCTGGACGTTCCGGGATTGCAGCCGGTTCCAGGAGTTGGGGGACGGTGAGAAGGCAGCCATTGAGGAACTGGTGGCCCAGAAGGGTGGAGAGAGCGAACATCTCTGGGCACAGACGGGTAAGAGACTCCTGGGATTTATGCGAGAAACCGTCGAAATGCTGACCTGTGCGGAGGATTTGGGTGCAGTTCCTGACTGTGTTCCCCGAACCCTTGGTGAACTTTCCATCCTCGGTTTAAAGATTCCCCGATGGTCCCGGCGCTGGCATGAGCCCGGGCAACCCTATGTTCCAATTTGGGACTATCCCTTTTTGTCGGTATGCGCCCCTTCCGTCCATGATACCTCCACCCTGCGGGATTGGTGGGAAAATGAAGACGGCAGCGAGGCTTTCTGGTACAGCTTAGGCTGTCATGAGGGATATCCCCGAGACTTCAACCCTAGTATTGCTCAGAAGGTGCTCAAGAAGCTTATGGAAGCCGGATCGGCCCTGTGCGTTTTTCAGCTCCAGGACTATTTTGCCCTCTACAATCCCTACAGGGTCGATGATCCTCAGGATGAACGGATCAATATACCTGGTACAGTCCAGGAGACGAACTGGTCCTACCGGATTCCTATGACCATTGAGGATCTGCAGAAGGAGGACGGTTTTACCGCTGCGGTCCGAGATGTGACCTCGGTACGGGCACAGTCCTAG
- a CDS encoding alpha-amylase family glycosyl hydrolase — translation MPEITTTTNVSREFHIRGSLRKALNCCEELFSSEGPLVFANLKAAREFTKSYIEWKVAQGEPEPVIRPEDVYAMGLIDEINHFVFHLYRQETRESMLQDVLVEAERQLGSKPVQECIQAFTQEFPPGPVFRETMGISKYLEGNHGTQGDSGWAVSLEEGIMLWLQSKNPGYDIAADLFEHQALVEETQFSDLITTIRNYLAKQPVFGPDNQPILDMLRSPAIAHPDSLQQQLEFIRDRWGYLLGDRFLRLLRGIDYLNEVNQFAANMGKLWGKPVTSIMDYTGLEEYERFSPDRDWMPQVVMIAKSTLVWLDQLSKQYNREIRTLDQIPDQELDILASRGFNGLWLIGLWERSDASRKIKNHCGNPEAAASAYSLHDYDIAGALGGWEALERLRERCNYRGIRLASDMVPNHTGIDSHWMHHHPDRFLQLPYSPFPSYTFNGENLSSHPDVGIYLEDHYYNQSDAAVVFKRVDFRNGDTRYIYHGNDGTHMPWNDTAQLNYLNPDTREAVIQTIIHVARNFSIIRFDAAMTLAKKHIQRLWFPEPGRAGDIPSRAEHGMSHFEFNQAIPQEFWREVVDRCAVEAPDTLLLAEAFWMMEGYFVRTLGMHRVYNSAFMNMLKNEENGKYRQTIKNTLEFDKDILKRFVNFMNNPDEETAVAQFGKGDKYIGVCTLMVTMPGLPMFGHGQVEGFHEKYGMEYQRAYFNEVPDQDLITRHEQDVFPLMKKRYLFADVRNFYLYDFYSDGGWVNENVFAYSNATDLERALVVYNNSYERTWGFINQSAGYVEKLEAGEKQFRQTTLGNALRLRNEDHCYLLLWEQRSGLWFIRKSTELLHSGLYIELNGYSSQVFMNIHEVEDNKFGHYRILHEQLQGRGVKDISQAIRDIILEPVYRGFKSLYSPEYLEKFEEFLGITSGKAPKLIAWFVDSLKAFLDGIQEFLSSSTDPEQITTRYAQYLQNILGIHRLLASSEEAAKNNLVDEFTYIAPRLFGSTGSESFGSSAGEPVGLTLSAFVILAALGEQDDEWYLEGKIQEITQKPLQLEVLFKWIESYESWASEIPAREDLVGALDIHAVVEFIGANYYDGVVWYRKEGMEDFAWWACVYHLLQGKSVTVSGVRKSYQRSIEWLSAMEASGYDLNRLLELVEQSKPKQRANSKTVKKNTSDPKAKKPKPGSKDGKPSGKGASTAAKKKAPGSKAKGKDGTKP, via the coding sequence ATGCCAGAAATTACCACCACAACCAACGTCTCGCGGGAGTTCCATATCCGGGGATCATTACGGAAGGCCCTTAACTGCTGTGAGGAATTATTCTCCAGCGAAGGTCCGCTGGTCTTTGCCAACCTTAAGGCAGCTCGGGAATTCACCAAGAGCTACATTGAATGGAAGGTGGCCCAGGGTGAGCCCGAGCCGGTTATTCGTCCCGAGGATGTCTATGCCATGGGCCTGATTGATGAAATTAACCATTTCGTTTTTCATCTCTACCGTCAGGAAACCAGGGAGAGCATGCTTCAGGATGTACTAGTTGAAGCGGAAAGACAGCTGGGTTCCAAACCTGTGCAGGAATGCATCCAGGCCTTTACCCAGGAATTTCCTCCGGGCCCGGTTTTTCGGGAAACCATGGGCATTTCTAAGTATTTGGAAGGGAACCACGGTACCCAAGGGGATTCAGGCTGGGCTGTATCTCTGGAGGAAGGGATTATGCTGTGGCTGCAGTCGAAAAATCCCGGATACGATATAGCAGCCGATTTATTTGAGCACCAAGCTCTGGTGGAAGAAACCCAGTTTTCGGATCTCATTACCACCATCCGAAACTATCTCGCGAAACAGCCTGTCTTCGGGCCCGATAATCAGCCCATTCTGGATATGCTCCGATCCCCAGCCATAGCTCATCCAGACTCATTACAGCAACAGCTTGAATTTATCCGGGACCGTTGGGGGTACCTTTTAGGGGATCGCTTTCTACGCCTCCTACGGGGGATTGATTACCTCAATGAGGTTAACCAATTTGCCGCCAACATGGGGAAGCTCTGGGGAAAACCGGTTACCTCAATCATGGATTATACCGGACTGGAGGAGTATGAGCGGTTTAGTCCTGACCGGGATTGGATGCCCCAGGTTGTCATGATCGCTAAGAGTACGCTTGTCTGGTTGGATCAGCTTTCCAAACAGTATAACCGGGAGATTCGGACCCTGGATCAGATCCCCGACCAGGAGCTTGATATTTTGGCTTCAAGGGGATTCAACGGTCTGTGGCTCATCGGCTTGTGGGAGCGGTCGGATGCCAGCAGAAAGATAAAGAATCACTGCGGAAATCCCGAAGCGGCAGCCTCAGCCTACTCCTTGCATGACTACGATATTGCAGGAGCCCTGGGGGGTTGGGAGGCGCTGGAGCGCTTGCGGGAGCGGTGCAACTACCGGGGTATCCGCCTTGCCAGCGATATGGTACCCAATCATACCGGAATAGACAGCCATTGGATGCATCACCATCCGGACCGATTTCTCCAGCTGCCCTACAGCCCATTTCCATCCTACACCTTTAACGGCGAGAATCTGTCATCCCATCCGGATGTGGGCATTTATCTGGAGGATCATTATTACAACCAAAGTGATGCAGCTGTGGTCTTTAAGCGGGTGGATTTCCGCAACGGCGACACCCGGTATATTTACCATGGTAATGATGGTACCCATATGCCGTGGAATGACACCGCCCAGCTGAACTACCTGAACCCCGATACCCGGGAAGCAGTCATTCAGACGATTATCCACGTCGCTCGAAATTTCTCCATTATCCGGTTCGATGCGGCCATGACCCTGGCAAAGAAACACATCCAGCGGCTCTGGTTCCCCGAGCCGGGGAGGGCCGGAGACATTCCAAGCAGAGCCGAACACGGGATGAGCCATTTTGAGTTTAACCAGGCCATTCCCCAGGAGTTCTGGCGGGAGGTTGTGGACCGCTGTGCTGTGGAGGCTCCGGATACCTTGTTGCTGGCTGAGGCGTTTTGGATGATGGAGGGGTATTTTGTACGGACCCTCGGGATGCACCGGGTATATAATTCTGCCTTCATGAATATGTTGAAAAATGAAGAGAACGGGAAGTATAGGCAGACCATCAAGAATACTCTGGAGTTCGACAAGGATATTCTCAAGCGCTTTGTGAACTTCATGAATAATCCTGATGAGGAAACGGCAGTCGCCCAGTTTGGGAAGGGAGACAAGTACATCGGGGTTTGCACCCTGATGGTCACCATGCCGGGCCTGCCGATGTTCGGTCATGGCCAGGTTGAGGGATTCCATGAGAAATACGGAATGGAATACCAGCGGGCATATTTTAACGAGGTACCCGACCAGGATCTCATTACCCGCCATGAGCAGGATGTCTTCCCCCTCATGAAAAAGCGCTACCTCTTTGCCGACGTTCGGAATTTTTATCTCTATGATTTTTACAGCGACGGCGGCTGGGTGAATGAGAACGTGTTTGCCTATTCCAATGCAACAGATTTGGAACGGGCTCTGGTGGTCTATAATAACTCCTACGAAAGGACCTGGGGTTTTATAAACCAATCGGCAGGGTATGTGGAAAAACTTGAAGCCGGCGAGAAGCAGTTTCGTCAGACTACCCTGGGAAACGCCCTTCGCTTACGGAATGAGGACCACTGTTACCTGCTGCTCTGGGAACAACGGAGCGGGTTGTGGTTTATCCGTAAGTCTACGGAGCTCCTTCATTCCGGATTATACATCGAATTGAATGGGTATTCCTCTCAGGTGTTTATGAATATCCATGAGGTTGAGGATAATAAATTCGGTCATTACCGGATCCTCCATGAGCAGCTCCAGGGACGGGGGGTTAAGGATATATCCCAGGCCATCCGTGATATCATCCTTGAGCCAGTGTATCGGGGCTTTAAAAGCCTTTACTCCCCTGAATATCTGGAAAAGTTTGAGGAATTCCTGGGGATAACAAGTGGAAAAGCACCGAAATTGATCGCATGGTTTGTGGATTCCTTGAAGGCATTTTTGGATGGAATACAGGAATTCCTCAGTTCATCCACCGATCCAGAGCAGATAACCACCAGATATGCACAGTATTTACAGAATATTCTGGGCATTCATCGTTTGTTGGCTAGTTCTGAGGAAGCCGCCAAGAACAACCTTGTGGATGAATTTACATACATCGCCCCGAGACTCTTCGGTTCAACCGGGAGTGAATCCTTCGGCTCGTCAGCTGGAGAGCCCGTAGGGCTAACCCTTTCTGCCTTTGTGATCCTGGCAGCCCTGGGTGAACAGGATGACGAGTGGTATTTGGAAGGGAAGATTCAGGAAATCACCCAGAAGCCACTCCAGCTTGAGGTTCTGTTCAAATGGATTGAGTCCTATGAATCTTGGGCATCCGAGATCCCGGCGCGTGAGGATCTGGTCGGCGCCTTGGACATTCATGCCGTCGTAGAATTCATCGGTGCCAACTATTACGATGGTGTAGTTTGGTACCGAAAGGAAGGAATGGAGGATTTTGCCTGGTGGGCCTGTGTATACCATCTCCTCCAGGGAAAATCGGTTACCGTTTCTGGGGTACGGAAGAGTTACCAGCGCAGTATCGAATGGCTTTCGGCTATGGAGGCCTCGGGGTATGATCTTAACAGACTCTTAGAGCTTGTAGAGCAGTCCAAACCGAAACAGAGGGCCAATTCTAAAACCGTAAAGAAAAACACCTCCGATCCAAAGGCTAAAAAACCGAAGCCAGGATCGAAGGATGGTAAACCCTCTGGAAAGGGTGCATCCACGGCCGCAAAAAAGAAGGCCCCGGGTTCGAAGGCAAAGGGTAAGGATGGAACTAAGCCCTAA
- a CDS encoding PP2C family protein-serine/threonine phosphatase: protein MHGTSHFEQLRHDLRTYLNHITGYSDIIRTDAREYGKVEFIPGLEQIAKKAEKVRKLISFFFDDDTDLLAIATPEDIRKAFYVPLVQIISDARRLLVLFRSQEPIFIRDMEQLLAVANQMLDLVEAEIIDLQLEDLRNRQRPPALKNPPKEKKPLSIEDIPSFREFEGEVGEDLAGEKARIIGKILIVDDSPASQNLLTRHLSALGHTTIPMNSGEEALEYLQNNTVDIIILDVLMPGMTGYQVLRELKRDEALRDIPVIMISSLDSSESVAQCIKLGAEDYLPKDFEPSILWARIDASLERKRLQEQQEIYLQAIIESQQALAGELSDAAHYISSLLPKPITTPEVETGLTFIPSAQLGGDYAGHYWLDSHTLSLFVLDVSGHGIKSALLSVSLSNALNNRAVPGADFYNPGDLLTKLNQSFQSEAEVNAFFTIWYGVLDVETGHLKYASGGAPPALLIRPPAPVITASPDHPPQNLPEPEIFTLNTQDVLMGADDEHEYQTGSFQMQSQDYLYVFSDGIFEIARPNGRMLGLQEFTRLLPLLRNRAQANLDEVVNQVRALSMSDHFDDDISLLALQVLR from the coding sequence TTGCACGGAACTAGTCATTTTGAGCAACTTCGGCATGATCTACGCACCTACCTAAACCACATTACCGGGTATAGCGACATTATCCGGACAGATGCTCGTGAGTACGGGAAGGTTGAGTTCATCCCAGGCCTTGAACAAATCGCGAAAAAGGCCGAGAAGGTTCGAAAACTTATCTCTTTTTTCTTTGATGATGATACCGATCTATTAGCCATCGCAACGCCCGAGGACATCCGCAAGGCTTTTTATGTTCCCCTGGTACAAATAATCTCCGACGCCCGTAGGCTCCTGGTTCTGTTTAGAAGTCAGGAGCCAATTTTTATCCGAGATATGGAACAGCTGTTGGCCGTCGCTAACCAGATGCTCGATCTTGTAGAAGCAGAAATAATCGATCTGCAGTTGGAGGATCTCAGAAACCGACAACGCCCCCCCGCGCTCAAAAATCCCCCGAAAGAAAAGAAACCCCTCAGTATCGAGGATATTCCAAGTTTCAGAGAGTTTGAGGGTGAGGTCGGGGAGGATCTGGCCGGAGAGAAGGCACGAATCATCGGAAAAATCCTTATCGTCGATGACAGCCCGGCCAGCCAGAATCTACTAACCCGGCATCTTTCCGCCCTGGGCCACACGACCATACCCATGAACTCCGGCGAGGAAGCCTTGGAGTATCTCCAAAATAATACCGTTGATATAATAATCCTGGATGTCCTCATGCCGGGAATGACCGGGTATCAGGTCCTCCGGGAGCTCAAGCGGGATGAAGCCCTTCGGGATATTCCCGTAATTATGATTTCCAGTCTCGACAGCTCTGAGAGCGTGGCCCAGTGCATTAAGCTCGGCGCAGAGGACTACCTGCCCAAGGATTTTGAACCATCAATCCTCTGGGCCAGAATTGACGCATCCCTGGAGCGAAAACGCCTTCAAGAACAACAAGAAATCTACCTTCAGGCCATCATTGAGAGCCAACAAGCCCTGGCCGGCGAATTATCGGACGCAGCCCACTACATATCGAGTCTACTGCCCAAACCCATTACCACTCCCGAGGTCGAAACCGGCCTCACCTTCATTCCTTCCGCCCAGCTGGGGGGAGACTACGCCGGCCATTACTGGCTGGATTCCCACACCCTTTCTCTCTTTGTTCTCGATGTAAGCGGCCACGGTATTAAATCTGCGCTGCTTTCGGTGAGTCTGTCCAACGCCCTCAATAATCGGGCTGTACCTGGTGCGGATTTTTACAACCCCGGAGATTTGTTAACAAAACTCAACCAGAGCTTCCAGAGCGAAGCGGAGGTGAATGCCTTCTTCACTATCTGGTACGGCGTCCTGGATGTAGAGACAGGACATCTAAAATACGCCAGCGGTGGCGCTCCTCCGGCCCTGCTTATTCGTCCCCCGGCTCCGGTTATCACCGCATCCCCAGATCATCCCCCTCAGAATCTCCCTGAACCAGAAATATTCACTCTGAATACCCAGGATGTGTTGATGGGGGCCGACGACGAACACGAATACCAGACCGGATCGTTCCAGATGCAGTCCCAGGATTATCTGTATGTGTTCTCAGACGGAATTTTCGAGATTGCCCGACCCAACGGAAGAATGCTCGGCCTCCAGGAGTTCACCCGGTTATTACCTCTATTGCGGAATAGGGCTCAAGCCAACCTCGACGAGGTGGTAAACCAGGTGCGAGCTCTGTCCATGAGCGATCACTTCGACGATGATATCAGCCTATTGGCCCTACAGGTTCTCAGGTAA
- a CDS encoding TolC family protein has translation MNPPPLRRHPVSRRAVARVSFGLLWGILWITQTWTGWSITLEELTVRAMDHSPVLQDSAIAREQAGVSVDQARARYWPTIELSSSASYLANPPEGVTISQGQLGTSPAPNSTFPVPVPNQDIVLVPDPESTYFQLKLNLTQPIFTWGKINLGKAAAEHGYAAAASSQLRSQQELKRDITKAYYGLISTVKSREILLEAQDLLTQIVQDREQSFAQGSINRESLLEARQNLAAITTQAAIARAGIQQSRLSLAYLSGSDQLTLDDILVGDPTLPIPDPEVLPGVEDLPDLVARAKTHNPLFASLGHQIQQAEAGITIQKRTNSWFPDLGLSVALELTGQRFPGIPNWYNTWDANLTVSVGTSIRMLDGGAQAAKVKQAGLQRDQAAAALSQLNQSLELQVMTALEALIRSREQYTLSSAQLEFALEQEKNARVSFENQLITREQYQGAQIQVINRRLEQLGHSFSIQNALADLEFLLGVDIE, from the coding sequence ATGAACCCACCCCCCCTGCGCCGGCATCCCGTCAGCCGGCGTGCTGTAGCCAGAGTTTCCTTCGGTCTACTCTGGGGTATTCTGTGGATTACCCAGACCTGGACGGGGTGGAGCATTACCCTGGAGGAACTGACCGTCCGTGCCATGGACCATTCCCCGGTGCTGCAGGACTCCGCCATTGCCCGGGAACAGGCAGGCGTTTCGGTAGACCAGGCCCGGGCCCGCTACTGGCCGACCATCGAGCTTTCCAGTTCAGCAAGCTATCTGGCGAATCCTCCTGAGGGAGTTACTATTTCCCAGGGGCAGCTGGGCACCAGCCCGGCGCCGAACTCGACCTTTCCGGTTCCCGTACCGAACCAGGATATTGTGCTGGTCCCCGATCCGGAGTCTACCTACTTTCAGTTGAAACTCAACCTAACCCAGCCCATCTTCACCTGGGGAAAGATCAACCTCGGAAAAGCAGCAGCCGAACACGGATATGCTGCGGCGGCCTCATCCCAGCTCCGTTCCCAGCAGGAACTGAAGCGCGACATTACCAAGGCCTACTACGGATTAATTAGCACCGTGAAGAGCAGGGAAATCCTCTTGGAAGCCCAGGATCTCTTAACCCAGATCGTACAGGACCGGGAACAATCCTTCGCCCAGGGTTCTATTAACCGGGAATCGCTCCTCGAGGCCCGACAGAATCTTGCGGCCATTACAACCCAGGCAGCCATCGCCCGGGCGGGCATTCAGCAGTCCCGCCTGAGCCTGGCCTACCTCTCCGGTTCGGATCAACTAACCCTAGATGATATCCTGGTTGGGGATCCTACCCTCCCGATACCCGATCCGGAGGTGCTTCCTGGGGTGGAGGATCTACCAGATCTCGTCGCCCGGGCCAAGACCCACAATCCCCTCTTTGCAAGCCTGGGACACCAAATTCAGCAGGCTGAGGCCGGAATCACCATTCAGAAGCGTACAAATTCCTGGTTCCCTGACCTAGGTCTATCGGTAGCTCTTGAATTAACAGGGCAGCGATTTCCGGGAATTCCCAATTGGTATAACACCTGGGATGCCAACCTAACCGTATCGGTAGGTACCAGCATCCGTATGCTGGACGGCGGCGCCCAGGCTGCTAAGGTAAAACAAGCAGGCCTGCAGCGGGATCAGGCCGCAGCCGCCCTTTCCCAGTTGAACCAGAGCTTGGAACTCCAGGTTATGACAGCCCTGGAAGCACTCATCCGCAGCCGGGAGCAGTATACCCTCAGTTCCGCCCAGCTGGAATTTGCCTTGGAGCAGGAAAAAAACGCCCGGGTCAGCTTCGAAAATCAGCTGATAACCCGGGAACAGTATCAAGGGGCTCAAATACAGGTAATAAACCGCCGGCTAGAGCAGTTAGGGCACAGCTTCTCCATTCAAAATGCCCTTGCTGACCTTGAATTTTTACTCGGCGTAGACATAGAATGA